A genomic segment from Actinomyces lilanjuaniae encodes:
- a CDS encoding thiamine pyrophosphate-binding protein produces MTLSTPPGTQPPSLVLARAVVAALLAEGVREAVLCPGSRNAPLAWALADAAEAGRVQLRVVLDERSAGFMALGMARAHALEGRLLPAAVVTTSGTAVPNLHPAACEADAAGVPLLLVCADRPHELVGTGANQTMQQTSVFADAVRAVVDLPADLTADLGVREGTAAVAGQVRSAVAAATGALSRDPGPVLVNTRFRPPLAPWCLRLSRSRESRPPLVRGWRPPTVPLPLPALRPGTLATPPSDP; encoded by the coding sequence GTGACCCTCTCAACGCCTCCAGGTACGCAGCCGCCCTCGCTGGTGCTGGCCCGGGCAGTCGTGGCCGCGCTCCTGGCTGAGGGGGTGCGTGAGGCCGTGCTGTGCCCGGGGTCGCGCAATGCCCCTCTGGCCTGGGCGCTGGCCGATGCCGCCGAGGCCGGCCGTGTGCAGCTGCGCGTGGTCCTCGACGAGCGCAGTGCCGGGTTCATGGCCCTGGGGATGGCGCGCGCCCACGCCCTGGAGGGGCGCCTGCTCCCGGCGGCCGTGGTCACCACCTCCGGGACGGCGGTGCCTAATCTCCACCCTGCCGCGTGCGAGGCCGACGCCGCTGGCGTCCCGCTCCTCCTGGTGTGCGCAGACCGTCCCCACGAGCTGGTCGGCACCGGTGCCAACCAGACCATGCAGCAGACCTCGGTCTTTGCCGACGCGGTGCGTGCCGTCGTGGACCTGCCCGCCGACCTCACGGCCGACCTGGGGGTACGGGAGGGGACGGCCGCCGTGGCCGGGCAGGTGCGCAGCGCCGTCGCCGCTGCCACGGGCGCACTCTCCCGCGACCCCGGCCCGGTTCTGGTCAACACCCGGTTCCGCCCGCCCTTGGCCCCCTGGTGCCTCCGGCTCAGCAGGAGCCGGGAGAGCCGTCCGCCCCTGGTCAGGGGGTGGAGACCGCCAACCGTCCCGCTACCTCTCCCCGCCCTGCGCCCGGGCACTCTGGCGACGCCGCCGTCCGACCCATGA
- a CDS encoding geranylgeranyl reductase family protein → MTTATTALSGRAARSAGTPAPERAGAVSRDEREADVIVVGAGPAGSAAAYHLAVLGLDVLLLERSRLGRDKVCGDGLTPSAVRELVRMGVDTSSWQRNEGLRVVGGGHRLHFPWPEQPSFPSYGLARRRCDLDEDLARHAQRAGARLLTGVTVTAPVSSGGGQVTGVEARPSRSVAQPAIEGPTTFTAPLVIDAGGVSARVATAVGRTKDGGRPLGVAVRAYFRSPRAQDTWMESQLELWDGPPGSSSLLPGYGWIWSVGDGLVNVGLGSVASSASAAASRSIDYRAVFAAWMRNVPASWELTADNQVGRLASAALPMAFNRRPHYERGLMLLGDAGGMVSPFNGEGIAQALLSGRLAAEAAAQGAARSTTAGREQALAQYPRALAAEMGGYYTLGRVFVSLIEHPEVMRLCTRYGLPRKRLMRVVTKLLSDGWERRGGDGVDRLIQLLTRMVPSA, encoded by the coding sequence ATGACGACGGCGACCACGGCGCTAAGCGGTCGCGCCGCCCGGTCTGCCGGTACCCCGGCTCCTGAGAGGGCAGGTGCTGTCAGCCGTGACGAGCGAGAGGCTGACGTCATCGTCGTCGGAGCGGGCCCCGCCGGGTCCGCGGCCGCCTACCACCTGGCGGTCCTCGGCCTGGACGTCCTGCTCCTGGAAAGGAGTCGGCTCGGCCGGGACAAGGTCTGCGGAGACGGGCTGACCCCCTCGGCGGTGCGTGAGCTGGTCCGGATGGGGGTTGATACCTCGAGCTGGCAGCGCAACGAGGGCCTACGGGTCGTCGGCGGGGGTCACAGGCTCCACTTTCCCTGGCCCGAGCAGCCCTCCTTTCCCTCCTACGGCCTGGCCAGGCGGCGCTGCGACCTTGACGAGGACCTGGCCCGCCACGCCCAGCGTGCCGGGGCGCGGCTGCTCACTGGCGTCACCGTCACCGCGCCGGTGTCCTCCGGGGGAGGCCAGGTTACCGGCGTGGAGGCCCGGCCCTCGCGCTCGGTGGCACAGCCTGCCATTGAGGGGCCGACCACCTTCACGGCCCCGCTAGTCATTGACGCGGGAGGCGTCTCAGCCCGGGTGGCCACGGCCGTGGGCCGCACCAAGGACGGTGGCAGGCCCTTGGGGGTGGCGGTGCGCGCCTACTTCCGCTCCCCGCGCGCCCAGGACACCTGGATGGAGTCCCAGCTCGAGCTGTGGGACGGCCCGCCGGGGTCCAGCAGCCTCCTGCCGGGCTACGGCTGGATCTGGTCGGTCGGGGACGGGCTGGTCAACGTCGGCCTGGGGTCGGTGGCGTCCAGCGCCTCGGCCGCCGCCTCCCGCAGCATCGACTACCGGGCAGTCTTCGCCGCCTGGATGCGCAACGTCCCTGCCTCCTGGGAGCTGACTGCGGACAACCAGGTCGGCCGCCTGGCCAGCGCGGCCCTGCCTATGGCCTTCAACCGCAGGCCCCACTACGAGCGTGGCCTCATGCTGCTGGGTGACGCCGGGGGCATGGTGTCCCCCTTCAACGGGGAGGGGATCGCCCAGGCGCTCCTGTCGGGGCGGCTGGCTGCCGAGGCGGCTGCCCAGGGGGCGGCGCGCTCCACCACGGCGGGCCGGGAGCAGGCCCTGGCCCAGTACCCTCGGGCGCTGGCTGCGGAGATGGGGGGCTACTACACCCTGGGACGAGTCTTCGTCTCCCTGATCGAGCACCCGGAGGTGATGCGCCTGTGCACCCGCTACGGGCTGCCGCGCAAACGCCTCATGCGGGTCGTGACCAAGCTTCTCTCGGACGGTTGGGAACGTCGCGGAGGCGACGGGGTCGACCGCCTCATCCAGCTCCTGACAAGGATGGTGCCCTCAGCATGA
- a CDS encoding S1C family serine protease has protein sequence MTSNDDTTPSGYGPVGSGQEEAVSHGDYAEEEKTLPYGQRAASSPVVPSSLDPDQAETPPSGVPTPGHAGWAEQARQARPSVAQEPGGYDFSRPSSRPGDSRPAGPAASGETATQPTAGGAGATGSGYGASYGASYGTSQAPPSYSAPAYGSSAPSAATTGTAGAIGATSTTSAASAAPTASTASTASAPSTAPATAPTASYGAAAPYPAAGSSATTGPDLAAPAVGPAVASGSGGERRRGPGWGALAGATAVAVLLGAGGGAAVSSVLGGGSDSPAASATAPTAIATGDTTQVVESAGETPDWEAVVAAVSNAVVAITFESGDSEGGVGSGVIYDSSGHVLTNNHVVSTARQLYVTLADGRMYEAEVTGTDPATDLAVIQIVDAPDDLTVAQFGNSDSLVTGQDVMAIGNPLGLSSTATTGIISALNRPVVNSEDDSGASGPGANVYTNAIQIDAAINPGNSGGPLFDEKGYVIGITSSIASIADSSGNIGIGFAIPSDLAKKVADQLIESGSATHAYLGVGLTNGTAQADGEERGGAEVTSVESGSPADEAGLEKGDVIVAIDGKTTAQDAALTGFVRQYSAGDTVTLTVIRDGSSRDVKVTLAERPDS, from the coding sequence ATGACCAGCAACGACGACACCACTCCTAGCGGGTACGGTCCGGTCGGCTCCGGCCAGGAGGAGGCCGTCTCCCACGGTGACTATGCCGAGGAGGAGAAGACCCTCCCCTACGGGCAGCGGGCGGCCTCCTCCCCCGTGGTGCCGTCCTCCCTGGACCCGGACCAGGCGGAGACACCTCCCTCCGGCGTCCCGACGCCCGGACATGCTGGGTGGGCTGAGCAGGCCAGGCAGGCCCGCCCCAGTGTCGCGCAGGAGCCCGGTGGCTACGACTTCTCCCGGCCCTCCTCGCGTCCGGGCGACTCGCGGCCTGCTGGTCCTGCCGCCTCCGGGGAGACGGCGACCCAGCCCACAGCAGGAGGGGCCGGTGCCACGGGCTCCGGCTACGGGGCGTCCTACGGTGCCTCGTACGGTACTTCTCAGGCTCCTCCCTCCTACAGCGCCCCCGCCTACGGCTCCTCCGCCCCCTCGGCAGCCACCACCGGTACTGCCGGTGCCATCGGCGCTACCAGCACTACCTCTGCGGCCTCCGCTGCCCCGACGGCCTCCACGGCCTCCACAGCCTCAGCACCCTCCACAGCGCCTGCCACAGCGCCTACGGCGTCCTACGGCGCTGCTGCGCCCTACCCCGCCGCTGGCTCCTCCGCCACGACAGGCCCGGACCTGGCCGCTCCCGCTGTCGGCCCGGCCGTGGCGTCAGGCTCGGGCGGCGAGCGGCGCCGGGGCCCGGGGTGGGGCGCCCTGGCAGGAGCCACGGCGGTGGCCGTCCTGCTGGGAGCTGGAGGCGGCGCGGCCGTCAGCTCCGTGCTCGGCGGTGGCTCTGACTCCCCCGCCGCGTCCGCGACAGCGCCCACGGCGATCGCCACCGGGGACACGACCCAGGTCGTGGAGTCCGCGGGCGAGACCCCGGACTGGGAGGCGGTTGTCGCGGCAGTGTCCAACGCCGTTGTCGCCATCACCTTCGAGAGCGGCGACAGCGAGGGGGGCGTGGGCTCGGGAGTTATCTACGACAGCTCCGGCCACGTCCTGACCAACAACCACGTCGTCTCTACAGCCCGCCAGCTCTACGTCACCCTCGCGGATGGACGGATGTACGAGGCCGAGGTCACCGGTACCGACCCGGCTACCGACCTGGCGGTCATCCAGATCGTGGACGCCCCCGACGACCTGACCGTGGCCCAGTTCGGCAACTCGGACTCGTTGGTCACCGGCCAGGACGTCATGGCGATCGGTAACCCGTTGGGGCTGTCCTCCACGGCTACCACAGGGATCATCTCCGCCCTCAACCGCCCGGTGGTCAACTCCGAGGACGACTCCGGCGCCTCAGGCCCAGGGGCGAACGTGTACACCAACGCCATTCAGATTGACGCGGCCATCAACCCGGGCAACTCCGGAGGACCCCTCTTCGACGAGAAGGGCTATGTCATCGGTATCACCAGCTCGATTGCCAGCATCGCCGACAGCTCAGGCAACATCGGCATCGGGTTCGCCATCCCCAGCGATCTCGCCAAGAAGGTGGCCGACCAGCTGATCGAGTCCGGCTCCGCCACCCACGCCTACCTGGGAGTGGGCCTCACCAACGGCACGGCTCAGGCGGACGGGGAGGAACGCGGGGGAGCCGAGGTCACCTCGGTGGAGTCCGGCTCCCCTGCCGACGAGGCAGGGCTGGAGAAGGGTGACGTCATCGTGGCCATCGACGGCAAGACCACCGCCCAGGACGCCGCCCTGACAGGTTTTGTGCGCCAGTACTCTGCTGGGGACACAGTCACGCTGACAGTCATCCGTGACGGGTCCTCGCGCGACGTGAAGGTGACGCTCGCGGAGCGCCCCGACTCCTGA
- a CDS encoding demethylmenaquinone methyltransferase — MSPASRRASLAKDPGEVASMFDAVARRYDLTNDLASLFQVRMWRAVTRAAVEPAPGRKVLDLAAGTGTSAAGYAAAGAQVLACDFSAGMVAEGRRRHPGVHFVVGDAMNLPFPDASFDVSTISYGLRNIQDPLRALKEMARVTRPGGRLVVAEFSTPVHPVLRRLYRSYLGTVLPAAAHLVSSSSQAYDYLGESILAWPDQTGLARLMHQAGWRGVGYKNLSGGIVAVHRATRPQDRQD; from the coding sequence ATGAGCCCAGCCTCCCGCCGAGCCAGTCTCGCCAAGGACCCCGGCGAGGTCGCCTCGATGTTCGACGCCGTCGCCCGCCGCTACGACCTCACCAACGACCTCGCCAGCCTGTTCCAGGTACGCATGTGGCGCGCCGTCACCCGCGCCGCCGTGGAGCCGGCGCCGGGCAGGAAGGTCCTGGACCTGGCTGCCGGGACGGGAACCTCCGCCGCCGGGTACGCCGCCGCAGGAGCCCAGGTCCTCGCCTGCGACTTCTCCGCCGGAATGGTCGCTGAGGGCCGACGCCGCCACCCCGGTGTCCACTTCGTGGTCGGGGACGCCATGAACCTCCCGTTCCCCGATGCCTCCTTCGACGTCTCCACGATCTCCTACGGTCTGCGCAACATCCAGGACCCGCTGCGCGCCCTGAAGGAGATGGCCCGCGTGACCCGGCCCGGGGGACGGCTGGTGGTGGCAGAGTTCTCCACACCTGTGCACCCCGTGCTGCGTCGCCTGTACCGCTCCTACCTGGGCACCGTCCTGCCTGCGGCCGCGCACCTGGTGTCCTCCAGCAGCCAGGCCTACGACTACCTGGGCGAGTCGATCCTGGCCTGGCCCGACCAGACCGGGCTAGCCCGGCTCATGCACCAGGCCGGGTGGCGCGGTGTTGGCTACAAAAACCTCTCCGGGGGGATCGTCGCCGTGCACCGGGCGACCCGCCCGCAGGACCGACAGGACTGA